A part of Streptomyces sp. SLBN-31 genomic DNA contains:
- a CDS encoding Ppx/GppA phosphatase family protein, whose product MRLGVLDVGSNTVHLLVVDAHPGACPLPAHSHKAELRLAQLLDDSGAIGPEGVEKLVAVIHECLQAAEDKGVEDLLPFATSAVREAGNADDVLARVKDETGVELQVLTGAEEARLTFLAVRRWFGWSAGKLLVLDIGGGSLEIAYGMDEEPDAAVSLPLGAGRLTAAWLPGDPPGPEPIRALRRHVRAQIARTVGEFSRFGTPDHVVGTSKTFKQLARLAGAARSTEGLYVQRELKRESLEAWVPKLAEMTTARRAELPGVSEGRAGQLLAGALVAEGAMDLFGVDSLEICPWALREGVILRRLDHMGSA is encoded by the coding sequence ATGAGACTCGGTGTCCTCGACGTGGGTTCGAACACGGTGCATCTACTGGTGGTGGATGCACACCCCGGCGCGTGCCCGCTGCCCGCGCACTCGCACAAGGCGGAGCTGCGCCTCGCCCAACTCCTCGACGACAGCGGAGCGATCGGCCCCGAGGGCGTCGAGAAGCTGGTCGCCGTGATCCACGAGTGCCTGCAGGCCGCCGAGGACAAGGGCGTCGAGGACCTGCTCCCCTTCGCCACCTCCGCCGTCCGCGAGGCCGGCAACGCCGACGACGTCCTCGCGCGCGTGAAGGACGAGACCGGCGTCGAGCTGCAGGTTCTCACCGGCGCGGAGGAGGCCCGGCTCACCTTCCTCGCCGTCCGCCGCTGGTTCGGCTGGTCCGCGGGCAAGCTGCTCGTCCTCGACATCGGCGGCGGCTCCCTGGAGATCGCCTACGGCATGGACGAGGAACCGGACGCCGCCGTCTCCCTCCCCCTGGGCGCCGGCCGCCTCACCGCGGCCTGGCTGCCCGGCGACCCGCCCGGCCCGGAGCCGATAAGGGCCCTGCGCCGCCATGTGCGCGCCCAGATCGCCCGGACCGTCGGCGAGTTCAGCCGCTTCGGCACCCCCGACCACGTCGTGGGGACGTCGAAGACCTTCAAGCAGCTCGCCCGGCTCGCGGGCGCGGCCAGGTCGACGGAGGGTCTGTACGTCCAGCGTGAGCTCAAGCGGGAGTCCCTGGAGGCCTGGGTCCCGAAACTGGCGGAAATGACGACGGCCCGGCGGGCCGAACTCCCCGGCGTCTCGGAGGGCCGGGCGGGGCAGTTGCTGGCGGGCGCCCTGGTCGCCGAGGGTGCGATGGACCTGTTCGGCGTGGACAGCCTGGAGATCTGCCCCTGGGCGCTGCGCGAGGGCGTGATCCTGCGCCGACTCGATCACATGGGGTCGGCGTAG
- the ilvD gene encoding dihydroxy-acid dehydratase: protein MPELRSRTVTHGRNMAGARALMRASGVPGADIGRKPIIAVANSFTEFVPGHTHLQPVGRIVSEAIVEAGGIPREFNTIAVDDGIAMGHGGMLYSLPSRDLIADSVEYMVEAHCADALVCISNCDKITPGMLNAALRLNIPTVFVSGGPMESGRATLVDGTVRTLDLVDAISDAVNDKISDEDILRIEENACPTCGSCSGMFTANSMNCLTEAIGLSLPGNGSVLATHTARKQLYVAAARTVMDITRRYYEQDDDTVLPRSIATFSAFENAMALDIAMGGSTNTILHLLAAAQEAGVPFGLEEINEVSRRVPCLAKVAPNVAKNRTYYMEDVHRAGGIPALLGELHRAGLLNEDVHSVHSPSLADWLKTWDVRGGSPSPEAVELWHAAPGCVRSAEAFSQSERWEALDEDAAEGCIRSVEHAYSKDGGLAVLKGNLAVDGCVVKTAGVDESIWTFEGPAVVCESQEEAVEKILNKQVTHGDVVVIRYEGPKGGPGMQEMLYPTSFLKGRGLGKTCALITDGRFSGGTSGLSIGHASPEAASGGTIALVEDGDRIRIDIPNRTIELLVDEAELARREAALGGTYAPKSRERKVSAALRAYAAMATSADKGAVRDVSKLG from the coding sequence ATGCCCGAGCTGAGGTCCCGCACAGTCACCCACGGCCGCAACATGGCGGGCGCCCGCGCCCTTATGCGCGCCTCCGGTGTACCCGGTGCGGACATCGGCCGCAAGCCGATCATCGCCGTCGCCAACTCCTTCACCGAGTTCGTCCCCGGCCACACCCATCTGCAGCCGGTCGGACGGATCGTCAGCGAGGCGATCGTCGAGGCGGGCGGCATCCCGCGCGAGTTCAACACCATCGCCGTCGACGACGGCATCGCGATGGGCCACGGCGGCATGCTGTACTCGCTGCCCTCCCGGGACCTGATCGCGGACTCCGTCGAGTACATGGTCGAGGCGCACTGCGCCGACGCCCTGGTCTGCATCTCCAACTGCGACAAGATCACGCCTGGCATGCTGAACGCGGCCCTGCGCCTGAACATCCCGACGGTGTTCGTCTCCGGCGGCCCCATGGAGTCCGGTCGCGCGACCCTCGTCGACGGCACGGTCCGCACCCTCGACCTGGTCGACGCGATCTCCGACGCCGTGAACGACAAGATCTCGGACGAGGACATCCTCCGTATCGAGGAGAACGCCTGTCCGACCTGCGGCAGCTGTTCCGGCATGTTCACCGCCAACTCGATGAACTGCCTGACGGAGGCCATCGGCCTCTCCCTGCCCGGCAACGGCTCGGTCCTCGCCACCCACACCGCGCGCAAGCAGCTCTACGTCGCCGCCGCGCGGACGGTCATGGACATCACCCGCCGCTACTACGAGCAGGACGACGACACGGTCCTGCCCCGCTCGATCGCGACCTTCTCCGCCTTCGAGAACGCGATGGCGCTGGACATCGCCATGGGCGGCTCGACCAACACCATCCTGCACCTGCTGGCCGCGGCCCAGGAGGCGGGCGTCCCGTTCGGCCTGGAGGAGATCAACGAGGTCTCGCGCCGCGTGCCGTGCCTCGCCAAGGTCGCCCCGAACGTCGCGAAGAACCGCACGTACTACATGGAGGACGTGCACCGCGCGGGCGGCATCCCGGCCCTGCTCGGCGAACTGCACCGCGCCGGCCTGCTCAACGAGGACGTCCACTCGGTCCACAGCCCCTCCCTCGCGGACTGGCTGAAGACCTGGGACGTGCGCGGCGGCTCCCCCTCGCCCGAGGCGGTGGAACTGTGGCACGCGGCCCCGGGCTGTGTCCGCTCCGCCGAGGCCTTCTCCCAGTCCGAGCGCTGGGAGGCCCTCGACGAGGACGCGGCGGAGGGCTGCATCCGCTCCGTCGAGCACGCCTACTCCAAGGACGGCGGCCTCGCGGTCCTCAAGGGCAACCTCGCGGTGGACGGCTGCGTGGTCAAGACGGCCGGCGTCGACGAGTCGATCTGGACCTTCGAGGGCCCGGCGGTCGTCTGCGAGTCGCAGGAGGAAGCCGTCGAGAAGATCCTCAACAAGCAGGTCACGCACGGCGACGTGGTCGTCATCCGCTACGAGGGCCCCAAGGGCGGCCCCGGCATGCAGGAGATGCTCTACCCGACGTCGTTCCTCAAGGGCCGCGGCCTCGGCAAGACCTGCGCGCTGATCACCGACGGCCGTTTCTCGGGCGGCACGTCGGGCCTGTCCATCGGCCACGCCTCCCCGGAGGCCGCGTCCGGCGGCACGATCGCGCTCGTCGAGGACGGCGACCGCATCCGCATCGACATCCCGAACCGCACGATCGAGCTCCTCGTCGACGAGGCCGAACTCGCGCGCCGGGAAGCGGCCCTGGGCGGCACGTACGCGCCCAAGTCGCGCGAGCGCAAGGTGTCGGCGGCGCTGCGCGCCTACGCGGCGATGGCGACCAGCGCGGACAAGGGCGCGGTCCGGGACGTGTCGAAGCTGGGCTGA
- a CDS encoding sugar phosphate isomerase/epimerase, with the protein MAEPVCIPDAKVALSTASVYPESTATAFEIAARLGYDGVEVMVWTDPVSQDMEALRRLSDYHQIPILAVHAPCLLITQRVWSTDPWVKLQRAQAAAEKLGASTVVVHPPFRWQRQYARDFVTGIWRMANETDVRFAVENMYPWRYRDREMLAYAPDWDVTKEDYRHFTIDLSHSATARSDALQMVDRMGDRLGHVHLADGKGSAKDEHLVPGRGSQPCAELLERLARTGFDGHVVIEVNTRRAMSGAEREADLAEALAFTRLHLASAVRVPRP; encoded by the coding sequence ATGGCGGAGCCAGTGTGCATCCCGGATGCGAAGGTCGCGCTGTCCACGGCCTCCGTGTACCCGGAGTCCACGGCGACGGCCTTCGAGATCGCCGCGCGCCTCGGGTACGACGGTGTCGAGGTCATGGTCTGGACCGACCCGGTCAGCCAGGACATGGAGGCGCTGCGCAGACTCAGCGACTACCACCAGATCCCGATCCTGGCGGTGCACGCCCCCTGTCTGCTCATCACACAGCGCGTCTGGTCCACCGACCCCTGGGTCAAGCTCCAGCGCGCCCAGGCGGCGGCGGAGAAGCTCGGCGCGAGCACGGTCGTCGTCCACCCGCCCTTCCGCTGGCAGCGCCAGTACGCCCGTGACTTCGTCACCGGGATCTGGCGCATGGCGAACGAGACGGACGTGCGGTTCGCCGTCGAGAACATGTACCCCTGGCGCTACCGCGACCGCGAGATGCTGGCGTACGCCCCCGACTGGGACGTGACCAAGGAGGACTACCGCCACTTCACGATCGACCTCAGCCACAGCGCGACGGCCCGTTCCGACGCGCTGCAGATGGTCGACCGGATGGGCGACCGCCTCGGCCATGTGCACCTGGCGGACGGCAAGGGCTCGGCCAAGGACGAGCACCTCGTGCCCGGCCGCGGCTCCCAGCCCTGCGCCGAGCTGCTGGAACGTCTCGCCCGGACGGGCTTCGACGGCCATGTCGTCATCGAGGTCAACACCCGCCGTGCGATGTCCGGCGCCGAACGCGAGGCCGACCTGGCGGAGGCCCTGGCCTTCACACGCCTGCACCTCGCGTCCGCGGTGCGGGTGCCCCGGCCGTGA
- a CDS encoding BACON domain-containing protein: MMSSSPETSTRITGAHRARREARDRAAARTLAQRPPARYEPHLDGLFTYCLSVLCDHDSATEALGDVLALAEKRRGPEAAGDRRAWLYALARWACLRKLAEARQKRQGTHAAGRHGGEKAPPGPPVSEEVQEQRRSQLAQLAWPEAAGTTPEQREALELAVRHHLAAHEVAAVLGQDLAAARELLASAACEVERTRAALAVVETGGCPAVARLAGDHQLVLSSAVRKELVRHVDDCPVCRRAAERAIPGRWPGATVTPAELPVLEAPRAALHVALAHHARTRGATVPRFDRRGFPMGPKDRAARRDRLRARAVTTTVVATVVAAPVLALWAAYRAAPAGEGADGRSASASEAHGVDTLDGEAAGGYENAGNASAKPDGRFGKGAGTDVSVEVIGVAGAGGKGAGDLRVSAGNSGDTTLVTLTAIGSAPVSWSATTGASWLYFSKSSGTLAPGETFTIKVYVDHLREPSGHWSARVAIAPAGAVVTIDGYGTAPSPSDPTGPGPTAPADPPPPSDPDPTSSAPSTPTDPPSSPDPTPTDSAPSDPAGSTPPPGDSSTPSPST; the protein is encoded by the coding sequence ATGATGAGCAGCAGTCCGGAGACCTCGACCCGCATCACCGGCGCACACCGGGCGCGCCGAGAGGCGCGTGACCGCGCCGCCGCGCGTACCTTGGCGCAGCGACCGCCCGCGCGCTACGAGCCGCATCTGGACGGGCTGTTCACCTATTGCCTGTCCGTCCTGTGCGACCACGACAGCGCCACCGAGGCCCTCGGCGACGTCCTCGCGCTCGCCGAGAAGCGCCGCGGCCCGGAGGCGGCCGGTGACCGCCGGGCCTGGCTGTACGCCCTGGCCCGCTGGGCGTGCCTGCGCAAGCTCGCCGAGGCCAGGCAGAAACGTCAGGGCACGCACGCGGCGGGCAGACACGGCGGCGAGAAGGCACCCCCGGGGCCGCCCGTCTCCGAGGAGGTCCAGGAGCAGCGTCGGAGCCAACTCGCCCAGCTCGCCTGGCCGGAGGCGGCCGGCACCACCCCGGAGCAGCGCGAGGCCCTCGAACTCGCCGTGCGCCACCACCTCGCCGCCCACGAGGTCGCCGCCGTCCTCGGCCAGGACCTCGCCGCCGCCCGTGAACTGCTCGCCTCCGCCGCCTGTGAGGTGGAGCGCACGCGCGCGGCCCTCGCGGTCGTGGAGACCGGCGGCTGCCCGGCCGTCGCCCGGCTCGCCGGCGACCACCAGCTGGTGCTCAGCTCGGCGGTGCGCAAGGAACTCGTCCGGCACGTCGACGACTGCCCGGTCTGCCGGCGCGCCGCCGAGCGCGCGATCCCGGGGCGGTGGCCCGGCGCGACGGTCACCCCGGCCGAACTGCCGGTGCTGGAGGCGCCCCGCGCGGCCCTGCACGTCGCGCTGGCGCATCACGCACGCACGCGTGGCGCGACTGTGCCCCGGTTCGACCGGCGCGGCTTCCCCATGGGCCCCAAGGACCGGGCCGCCCGCCGCGACCGGCTGCGGGCGCGTGCCGTGACGACGACGGTCGTGGCCACCGTCGTGGCGGCCCCGGTGCTGGCGCTGTGGGCCGCCTACCGGGCCGCCCCGGCCGGGGAGGGCGCGGACGGCCGTTCCGCCAGCGCCAGCGAGGCGCACGGTGTCGACACCCTCGACGGCGAGGCGGCCGGCGGCTACGAGAACGCCGGGAACGCCAGCGCCAAGCCCGACGGACGCTTCGGCAAGGGCGCCGGGACGGACGTCTCCGTCGAGGTCATCGGGGTCGCCGGTGCAGGGGGGAAGGGCGCGGGCGATCTGCGCGTGTCGGCCGGCAACAGCGGCGACACCACCCTCGTCACCCTCACCGCGATCGGTTCCGCGCCGGTGAGCTGGTCCGCGACCACCGGCGCCTCCTGGCTCTACTTCAGCAAGTCCTCGGGAACCCTCGCACCGGGCGAGACGTTCACGATCAAGGTGTACGTCGACCATCTGCGCGAGCCTTCCGGCCACTGGAGCGCACGGGTGGCGATCGCACCGGCCGGCGCCGTCGTCACCATCGACGGCTACGGCACCGCGCCCAGCCCCTCGGACCCGACCGGCCCCGGCCCCACCGCCCCGGCCGACCCGCCGCCCCCGTCCGACCCGGACCCGACGAGCTCGGCACCGTCGACCCCGACCGACCCGCCGTCGTCCCCCGACCCCACCCCCACCGACTCCGCCCCCTCCGACCCGGCGGGCTCGACACCACCCCCGGGCGACAGCAGCACCCCGAGCCCGTCGACGTAG
- a CDS encoding TetR/AcrR family transcriptional regulator, with product MTGPEVTSRRRGRRTRTESAGTRDRILTVARQEFSERGYDKTSVRGIAKAAGVDSALVHHYFGTKEQIFAAAIEVAFAPALNAPEAVADGPLDGVGERLTRFIFGVWENPATRTPLLAILRSAVNNETAATVFRRLISSQLMRRVAAQLDAPDAELRAELAAAQLVGCAMMRYVIKLEPLASADVEQIIARVAPVVQGHLTGR from the coding sequence GTGACCGGGCCCGAGGTCACCTCCCGGCGCCGGGGCCGGCGTACCCGTACGGAGTCCGCCGGCACCCGCGACCGCATCCTGACCGTGGCCCGCCAGGAGTTCTCCGAACGCGGATACGACAAGACGTCCGTACGGGGCATCGCGAAGGCGGCCGGTGTGGACTCGGCGCTGGTGCACCACTACTTCGGCACCAAGGAACAGATCTTCGCGGCGGCCATCGAGGTCGCCTTCGCACCCGCGCTGAACGCGCCGGAGGCGGTTGCCGACGGTCCGCTGGACGGCGTCGGCGAGCGTCTGACCCGCTTCATCTTCGGCGTCTGGGAGAACCCCGCCACCCGTACGCCCCTGCTGGCGATCCTGCGTTCCGCCGTCAACAACGAGACCGCCGCCACCGTCTTCCGCCGTCTGATCTCCTCCCAGCTGATGCGCCGCGTAGCCGCCCAGCTGGACGCGCCGGACGCGGAGCTGCGCGCCGAGCTGGCGGCCGCGCAGCTGGTGGGGTGCGCCATGATGCGGTACGTGATCAAGCTGGAGCCGCTGGCCTCGGCGGACGTCGAGCAGATCATCGCGCGGGTGGCGCCGGTGGTGCAGGGGCACCTCACCGGGCGCTGA